From a region of the Campylobacter showae genome:
- the cysK gene encoding cysteine synthase A has translation MIYENIVQTIGKTPIVRINSVHEEGMAEIYAKLEFFNPGGSVKDRIAANMILGMQKEGALKKGDVIVEPTSGNTGIGAAMVSAALGYKVVLVMPETMSIERRKLQKAYGAELVLTEGAKGMKGAIEKATELVREKGYVMLSQFENKFNPQAHELTTAKEIMDDFEELDAFVAGVGTGGTLSGTARALKANGYKTKIVAVEPNDSAVISGEKPGPHKIQGIGAGFIPATLETAYIDEIERVDNDEAFETARKLAKDEGILLGISGGAALAAAVKVAKRLGKGKKVLFIAPDNGERYLSTPLYEA, from the coding sequence ATGATATATGAAAACATCGTCCAAACCATCGGTAAAACCCCGATCGTAAGGATAAACAGCGTGCACGAAGAGGGCATGGCTGAAATTTATGCAAAGCTTGAGTTTTTTAACCCGGGCGGCTCGGTAAAAGATAGAATCGCTGCAAATATGATCCTAGGCATGCAAAAAGAGGGCGCGCTAAAAAAAGGCGACGTCATCGTGGAGCCAACTAGCGGCAACACCGGCATAGGCGCGGCTATGGTCAGTGCGGCGCTAGGATACAAGGTCGTGCTAGTGATGCCAGAAACCATGAGTATAGAAAGACGCAAGCTGCAAAAGGCTTACGGCGCGGAGCTCGTGCTAACCGAGGGCGCAAAGGGCATGAAGGGCGCGATCGAAAAAGCGACCGAGCTCGTGCGTGAAAAAGGCTACGTAATGCTAAGCCAGTTTGAAAATAAATTTAACCCACAGGCTCACGAGCTAACGACTGCAAAAGAGATCATGGATGATTTTGAAGAGCTTGACGCGTTTGTAGCCGGCGTAGGCACTGGCGGCACGCTAAGTGGCACGGCTAGAGCGCTAAAAGCAAACGGCTATAAGACTAAAATCGTCGCCGTCGAGCCAAACGACTCTGCCGTGATCTCCGGCGAAAAACCGGGTCCGCATAAGATCCAAGGCATAGGAGCGGGCTTTATCCCGGCTACGCTCGAGACCGCCTATATCGACGAGATAGAGCGCGTAGATAACGATGAGGCCTTTGAGACGGCTAGAAAGCTGGCTAAAGATGAAGGTATCCTGCTGGGTATCTCGGGCGGCGCGGCTCTGGCGGCTGCGGTGAAGGTCGCAAAGAGACTAGGTAAGGGCAAAAAGGTGCTTTTCATAGCTCCTGATAACGGCGAGAGGTATCTTAGTACCCCGCTTTACGAGGCGTGA
- the cysE gene encoding serine O-acetyltransferase, which yields MAELNELVATVREKDPSVASCCYGAILVNTPGIHAVFFHRFAHFLHVKNWRFTARFVSQMSRFLTGIEIHPGAKIGRRLFIDHGMGVVIGETAEVGDDVLIYHQVTLGGTGKECCKRHPTVKNGVTIAAGAKVLGNILIGENVKIGANSVVLKDVPDNATVVGIPARIVRINGERVGE from the coding sequence ATAGCTGAGCTAAACGAACTAGTCGCGACCGTACGCGAAAAGGACCCGTCGGTAGCCTCGTGCTGCTACGGGGCGATCCTCGTAAACACTCCTGGCATCCATGCCGTCTTTTTTCATAGATTCGCGCACTTTTTGCATGTTAAAAATTGGCGATTTACGGCGCGCTTCGTCTCGCAGATGTCTCGCTTTTTAACGGGCATCGAGATACATCCGGGCGCCAAGATCGGCAGGCGGCTTTTTATCGATCACGGCATGGGCGTGGTTATCGGCGAGACGGCCGAGGTGGGCGATGACGTGCTGATCTATCATCAAGTAACCCTGGGCGGTACGGGCAAAGAGTGCTGCAAGCGCCACCCGACCGTAAAAAACGGCGTCACGATAGCAGCCGGCGCAAAGGTGCTGGGAAATATCCTAATCGGCGAAAACGTAAAAATAGGCGCGAACTCGGTCGTGCTAAAAGACGTGCCCGATAATGCTACGGTCGTAGGAATTCCTGCTAGGATCGTGCGGATAAACGGAGAACGAGTCGGCGAGTAG
- a CDS encoding 3'-5' exonuclease, with amino-acid sequence MNQDFENLLAVIAKRNVPYADFVAATKQMDEYAELFDVRDVQMWRALGLDITRTAKNQIELKTRRNEIKDQIFCVVDIETSGGINSGQIIEIGALKLQNGEIIGKFETFVYAPYVPENISELTGITAEHLKNAPSLAFVMEQFKVFLGQSVFVAHNVRFDYGFISATLEALGYGELLNRKLCTIDLARRTIASPKYGLGTLKELLGIDNTHHRALSDAIAAAEIFKHSLQKLPSEVKTTEDLIEFSKSAKTMKRLKITTNEAGEPVKFDDAVQADKFDDNKNLSAANDAQNLNIGSKTQKAKEPKLPIFEE; translated from the coding sequence TTGAACCAAGATTTTGAAAATTTACTAGCCGTCATCGCCAAGCGAAACGTGCCCTACGCGGACTTCGTCGCCGCAACCAAGCAAATGGACGAATATGCCGAGCTTTTTGATGTTCGCGACGTGCAGATGTGGCGCGCGCTGGGGCTTGATATAACCCGCACCGCAAAAAACCAAATCGAGCTAAAAACGCGGCGCAATGAGATAAAAGATCAAATTTTTTGCGTCGTGGATATAGAAACTAGCGGCGGCATAAATAGCGGCCAGATCATAGAAATCGGCGCACTAAAGCTACAAAATGGCGAAATAATCGGCAAATTTGAAACATTCGTGTATGCGCCGTACGTCCCGGAAAATATCAGCGAACTAACGGGAATCACCGCAGAGCACCTAAAAAACGCGCCAAGCCTTGCCTTTGTCATGGAGCAGTTTAAAGTCTTTTTGGGTCAGAGCGTTTTCGTAGCACACAACGTCCGCTTTGACTACGGCTTTATCAGCGCGACGCTGGAGGCGCTAGGATACGGAGAGCTACTAAACCGCAAACTCTGCACGATCGACCTAGCCCGCCGCACTATCGCCTCGCCAAAATACGGTCTAGGAACGCTAAAAGAACTTTTAGGCATCGACAATACCCATCATAGAGCCCTAAGCGACGCTATCGCGGCGGCTGAAATATTTAAACACTCACTGCAAAAGCTCCCGAGCGAAGTAAAAACAACCGAGGATCTAATAGAGTTTAGCAAATCAGCCAAGACGATGAAACGACTCAAGATCACGACGAACGAAGCCGGCGAGCCGGTCAAATTTGACGACGCTGTGCAGGCTGATAAATTTGACGATAATAAAAATTTGAGCGCCGCGAATGATGCGCAAAATTTAAACATCGGCAGTAAAACACAAAAAGCAAAAGAGCCGAAACTTCCGATATTTGAGGAGTAA
- the rpe gene encoding ribulose-phosphate 3-epimerase produces MYVAPSILSADFGNLRAEIEAICEAGADLVHVDVMDGHFVPNLTIGPVVVNAVAKAATKPLDIHLMVQNNTFFADLFLPLKPKFLSFHIEEEKHPLRLIDHIRSHGVGPAIVLNPHTPVTAIEHIVNEVDMVLLMSVNPGFGGQKFIPSVLEKARSLREMIERKNAKCMIEVDGGVTGLNVAQLDEAGVDIVVAGSYIFSSNSYEHSIRSLKLEF; encoded by the coding sequence ATGTATGTAGCACCGAGTATTTTATCGGCGGATTTTGGAAATTTAAGGGCTGAGATCGAGGCCATCTGCGAAGCCGGAGCCGATCTTGTACATGTTGACGTGATGGACGGGCATTTCGTGCCAAATTTAACCATCGGCCCCGTCGTCGTAAACGCCGTAGCCAAGGCTGCTACAAAGCCGCTAGATATACATCTGATGGTTCAAAACAACACCTTTTTCGCCGATCTTTTTTTGCCTCTGAAGCCTAAATTTTTAAGCTTTCACATCGAGGAGGAAAAGCATCCGCTACGCTTAATCGATCACATCCGAAGCCACGGCGTAGGACCCGCTATCGTGCTAAACCCGCACACGCCGGTCACAGCGATCGAGCACATCGTAAATGAGGTCGATATGGTGCTGCTAATGAGCGTAAATCCGGGATTTGGCGGTCAAAAATTTATCCCTTCGGTACTCGAAAAAGCCCGTAGCTTACGCGAAATGATCGAGCGCAAAAACGCCAAATGCATGATCGAAGTCGACGGAGGCGTGACAGGACTAAACGTCGCGCAGCTAGACGAAGCGGGCGTGGATATCGTCGTGGCGGGCAGTTATATATTTTCGTCAAATTCATACGAGCACTCTATCCGCTCGCTAAAGCTCGAGTTTTGA